The following coding sequences lie in one Montipora foliosa isolate CH-2021 chromosome 11, ASM3666993v2, whole genome shotgun sequence genomic window:
- the LOC137976877 gene encoding uncharacterized protein: MTVALPAFWIKTGLLLLCTVFPTTIAFGPSVQWSQLYHNDVQQTFKRTLTADDRAEIQRALDVAIVKDYIERQWQMHINDGEITQSVQRTGGERGNHFRFETAGDLRLKDVFHLMQFYPLLFGDETSPTYFDVPIGADYQRFRLENRPRGKFSISAKHGEGQYVDLSDLSTQVTALGDSNTELPLRTTLQQDTITALDATLASQPNFEQTLTRNDPQNTVSSQEREEAFQAAKDVLAGSSVLGTDISTLNPASWLTDVKTNIDQRRMSVALQSTVNVEREKNTKLRFEFTQSILQSAEQAKNEWERLKGITIDLANGQQQSIIEERTVQTERNSYKVVTIHENDEVSLKEVFKLLQFYNDIYDQRPRQTYFEIPIGGETRRFRLSRSIRGRHQILVTSENGDWTNTMRRASSAPDYNTIINRYLANADQNELAEAMQKSLDKKLNDQPSFETDLTVNGQASPDTVRAAVEFMLITMIAEAAQPSQKSRAKFLTDLLNKIRTENRFPEARDIPTVANYRGDEKAGRSPAMDQVVRGMLENVNTRRNIDAIFSVAEFPARGTGGTQAGRIFIHMEGNRDVPAYMIRKRAADDHDGELLFKKVARICTDKRRRKRRSVCKLTDRDSVYVDEESIEVTDNMVELDVVDRRDSELRDHVEFPLSSDELATPKLIKEHIEKSRRAGASRTYAKINKGLAVHGLIFSVLGAADYFNKGDYVRGSISLTQAAHTFGGLTGLNEIVSKLGKHVLSSAATSLAKGLNFEEGLGRFSRKVERFMEKGAGKLLGDIPGVGLAFDVYFIEQDIEQLADLDFSDPDDLKVLPLRVIDLALDVSTTALNLVGTFCPEAEVITEPVVIIISIIRMAIDDFYIDIMSEIQKVNWNSPWAGLQFLGALVKGILDGVADFLTGGLRRQLESYQRQEDNDKQLLRNLTNPDNYFRIVGEREGEEERIDFTQGALSSFGGYITFRLHDNNLATVEIGDVSGARDPIRRTFQVDSNLKDIVLGIGESRDFTYKHETAKLWFVIPIKSFDVICGANLHENSAYGTYYGNSDNNTFYAVQRPKPTTKPPGREDQECNFGKLDVMMLTGNYHYNLYGRGGSDTFYLGPELSSITGGGGSDVYIIQSDGGKAIIDNFAEDDKRDIVVINVDYANIQCHKTGNDVDITYSRSHHIRIKNWFTQGDATYYRHVSFRSKDGVIFVAEQTSSSASNPQINCVAVAVDFSGAKNFQTVSLSDRVYAKVKQVSGSNSSDSIVGNDLGNVMDGGRGADVLTGGKGEDTYVIRATEGCDTINNNAEDFANTTDIVIFAVPLDRISIQVSGNDLSVTDRSNPSTSCFRITNWARGYQYRHMLFTSSDHVVFNVTTHITPTPSRVPIMLDYSTSSTGVNVDLSDRPRHAASIHPPGSANVATVSDSPHNDQIIGNKQTNFLSCSGGDDRLEGGEGSDNYVVKRTCTHAVINNFDTRTKDDVLYLDETFVNLRAGRLSTDFRITSSERTPAVTLEKWFESVNYRHLWIRTRDGITLRVGEETAKLDPTEISKDPTECTCTTAACQVSSVPYDLNTAPWKHLVRFQLNSSLCSYKIYGNELNNYIDPGPGNGYNYQYLEGRNGSDTYVLNHGYGEFNEINNFAVDNKTDALHIGLEFNDIRVYFHGQNDVILESMSRPTSLGIRIQDYFRNASYQHLQVTTIDKITFNISQEVPFKEIISIDRTDLGTPQNINPQNDRILSSAQDLKGSLTSTNYLTGSNTTRIIEGGNMADVLRAGTIGTTFEGKDGDDIIYGGPGIDIIFGGDGDDHIFAGAGDDFIYAGNGRDVIDGGNGSDTISFRGDGFLRNGVKVDLSFGFGKGVDAEEDRYISIENVYGTIHNDTLTGSDFDNSLFGLEGNDTLIPQGGNDKLVGGEGDDLYLLYQAWGIKIIDNYADDEVEDVLSLVHLNSTEVCLFLVENDLHVQVVDLDLTAELFHSQLLTVIIQNWNVNSTYKHLSIVFNNTVWPAGALSDIASIINAMTQSVGFIEEDSRFRVVSASGNNVELSWHQADQDVLPQPNSQLVLVRFPTTNPRNIIETQVNGQTSITVSSLNRNSHYVFALALKKCNATIAVSHTLITYGRRRSCAAVNVPHSTVQYSPTSSGSTVDHGTSANFRCDVGYTITQENDRALTTNCLDRDWIPSLPTCSRIQLCPRLTNPSNGKVSTTGREEGSKALYVCNKGFRLQGPMERTCVHQSWDGSNPSCQALHCPRPPPVDNGELRPCDYMSHTTTFGTINNPLQGYCVKLHCHRHYLPSHRFYGRTHRPRWESDWKIPQGGRVCSDGHWIGYVDDKCDLTLRLTDVTDHWNKKVGILEHWRNTAWERARATPNEWILRLVCESVGLPNSTHRSHYVIRVSEVRVKCSKLRLRQQPTPYEGRLEVVNTNGMWEGVCVPQEGHFLSHLTREICASLGFTGYPTAVVSLPSGQTDHSISCSRHVTGHRQRCTLESKRQECGTKVRCRQKCTDEFPVPGGGETQCTGGSEGQFEGDSCEVICNPRDLRRRGDAIVYCNAGVWRNQARLQGSRPASARCLSVEDLFKADVNRIAKRRGSLSNRALAELLFLHLSTSYPESTWMVNIYNPIGGYDKHTVTGYYYHLFRYYNHNLVVVRYPRHRRGRPVIRLTASLASIVGTENGNHAEHAVDSIARKFGRQSWYCIHAVRKGSGLESVHNIPRVKYLWREFPSLVVTVIAPGVF, from the exons ATGACAGTCGCTCTGCCTGCCTTTTGGATTAAAACTGGTTTACTTCTCTTGTGCACTGTTTTTCCCACAACGATAGCTTTCGGCCCCAGTGTACAATGGAGCCAGCTATATCATAATGACGTACAACAAACATTTAAGAGAACACTTACCGCTGACGATCGCGCAGAAATTCAGAGGGCACTTGACGTAGCAATAGTGAAGGACTACATTGAAAGACAATGGCAAATGCACATCAATGACGGAGAAATTACTCAAAGTGTTCAAAGAACAGGCGGAGAGAGAGGAAATCACTTCAGATTTGAGACAGCGGGCGATTTACGATTAAAGGACGTGTTCCATCTTATGCAGTTCTATCCCCTCCTTTTTGGCGATGAAACAAGCCCCACGTATTTTGATGTCCCCATTGGAGCAGATTATCAAAGGTTCAGACTTGAAAATAGACCGCGCGGCAAGTTTTCAATCAGTGCTAAACATGGCGAGGGCCAGTACGTGGATTTGTCTGATCTTTCAACACAAGTTACAGCGCTGGGGGATTCTAATACAGAGCTCCCGCTGCGGACAACGCTGCAACAGGACACCATAACAGCATTAGATGCAACATTGGCGAGCCAGCCTAACTTTGAGCAGACATTAACCAGGAATGACCCACAAAACACAGTTTCAAGCCAGGAGAGGGAGGAAGCATTTCAGGCAGCCAAAGATGTTTTGGCTGGTTCTTCCGTTCTAGGAACAGATATCAGTACTTTGAATCCGGCCTCGTGGCTGACGGATGTGAAAACGAATATTGATCAAAGAAGAATGAGTGTTGCGTTACAATCGACGGTAAATGTTGAGAGAGAAAAGAATACAAAACTAAGGTTTGAATTCACGCAGAGCATATTACAAAGCGCTGAACAAGCTAAAAACGAATGGGAACGCCTGAAAGGAATCACAATAGATCTAGCAAATGGGCAACAACAGAGTATAATTGAGGAGAGAACAGTTCAAACTGAACGAAATAGTTACAAAGTTGTAACAATTCATGAAAATGACGAAGTGTCCCTAAAGGAAGTATTCAAACTGCTGCAGTTTTACAATGATATATATGATCAACGGCCAAGACAAACATACTTTGAAATTCCAATTGGCGGTGAGACGAGAAGGTTTCGATTAAGTAGGTCAATACGTGGAAGACACCAAATCCTTGTTACTTCTGAAAATGGTGACTGGACAAATACCATGCGAAGAGCTTCAAGTGCACCCGATTACAATACAATTATAAATCGCTATCTTGCGAACGCCGATCAGAATGAACTGGCTGAGGCGATGCAAAAATCTCTAGATAAAAAGCTAAACGACCAACCATCCTTTGAGACCGATCTAACAGTCAATGGCCAAGCGTCTCCTGATACAGTTAGAGCTGCTGTAGAGTTCATGCTTATTACGATGATTGCAGAGGCAGCACAGCCTTCCCAAAAGAGCAGAGCAAAATTCCTAACCGACCTGTTAAATAAAATTAGAACTGAAAATAGGTTTCCCGAAGCCAGAGACATTCCTACAGTGGCGAACTATAGAGGAGACGAAAAAGCCGGACGGAGTCCTGCAATGGACCAAGTCGTTCGGGGTATGCTTGAAAATGTCAACACGAGAAGAAACATCGATGCAATTTTTTCCGTAGCTGAATTCCCCGCAAGAGGAACAGGAGGAACGCAAGCAGGACGCATATTTATACATATGGAAGGAAACAGGGATGTTCCAGCTTACATGATCCGCAAACGGGCTGCTGATGATCACGATGGAGAACTTCTCTTTAAAAAAGTTGCCAGAATTTGCACAGACAAGCGCCGAAGGAAAAGACGCTCTGTCTGTAAATTAACTGACAGGGACTCCGTCTATGTTGATGAAGAGTCGATTGAAGTAACGGATAACATGGTGGAGCTTGACGTCGTGGATCGTCGTGATTCGGAATTGCGGGACCATGTGGAATTCCCATTAAGCTCTGACGAACTTGCCACTCCGAAGCTGATCAAGGAACATATAGAAAAATCTCGAAGAGCTGGAGCTAGTAGGACATACGCCAAGATAAATAAAGGCTTAGCCGTGCATGGCTTGATATTTTCCGTCCTTGGAGCGGCAGACTACTTCAACAAAGGTGACTACGTTCGTGGAAGCATATCGTTGACTCAGGCAGCACACACATTTGGTGGATTAACCGGCTTAAATGAAATTGTGTCAAAGCTTGGTAAACATGTATTAAGTAGCGCTGCTACATCATTAGCAAAAGGCCTGAATTTTGAAGAAGGCTTAGGACGATTCTCTAGAAAGGTGGAACGGTTCATGGAAAAAGGAGCTGGAAAGCTTCTGGGAGACATTCCTGGAGTAGGACTTGCATTCGACGTGTATTTCATTGAACAAGATATAGAACAACTGGCAGATTTGGATTTCAGTGACCCAGACGATCTTAAAGTGCTTCCATTACGTGTAATCGATTTAGCTCTGGATGTAAGTACTACAGCTCTGAACTTAGTTGGGACATTTTGTCCAGAAGCGGAAGTGATCACAGAACCGGTAGTCATCATTATCTCCATAATCCGAATGGCCATAGACGACTTCTATATTGATATAATGTCTGAAATACAGAAAGTAAATTGGAATAGTCCATGGGCTGGTCTACAATTTCTTGGCGCACTAGTGAAAGGGATTTTAGATGGAGTGGCTGATTTCTTGACTGGAGGTTTGCGAAGACAGCTGGAATCCTATCAAAGACAAGAGGACAACGATAAACAACTTCTTCGGAACTTAACGAACCCCGACAACTATTTCAGAATTGTTGGGGAAAGAGAGGGCGAAGAAGAGAGAATAGACTTTACTCAAGGAGCATTGTCTAGCTTTGGTGGCTACATCACCTTTAGGCTTCATGATAACAATTTAGCAACCGTCGAAATTGGGGATGTGAGCGGAGCGCGTGACCCAATAAGAAGGACATTTCAGGTCGATTCTAACCTGAAAGACATCGTACTTGGTATAGGAGAGTCCAGGGATTTCACATACAAGCACGAGACCGCTAAACTCTGGTTCGTGATTCCTATTAAATCGTTCGATGTCATTTGCGGGGCTAACTTACACGAAAATTCTGCTTATGGCACTTATTATGGTAACTCAGATAATAACACATTTTATGCAGTACAGAGACCCAAACCGACAACAAAACCACCCGGGAGAGAGGACCAAGAGTGTAACTTTGGTAAACTAGATGTTATGATGCTTACTGGAAATTACCATTACAATTTGTACGGGAGGGGTGGGAGCGACACCTTTTACCTCGGTCCTGAGCTCTCGTCCATAACTGGAGGAGGTGGAAGTGACGTCTACATTATCCAATCTGACGGCGGTAAAGCAATAATCGATAACTTTGCTGAGGATGATAAGCGTGATATTGTGGTCATTAACGTTGATTACGCAAATATCCAGTGTCACAAGACCGGAAATGACGTCGACATCACTTACTCCAGGAGCCATCACATTCGCATTAAGAACTGGTTCACGCAAGGAGATGCAACTTACTATCGCCACGTGTCATTTCGCAGCAAGGATGGAGTGATATTCGTCGCAGAGCAAACCTCTAGCAGTGCCTCTAATCCCCAGATTAACTGTGTGGCAGTGGCAGTAGATTTTAGTGGAGCAAAAAATTTTCAAACGGTTTCCCTCAGTGATCGGGTCTACGCGAAAGTTAAACAAGTTTCCGGTTCTAATAGCTCTGACTCTATAGTAGGTAATGATCTCGGCAACGTGATGGACGGTGGTCGGGGAGCTGATGTCTTGACCGGAGGAAAAGGCGAAGATACCTACGTCATTCGAGCAACAGAAGGCTGTgacacaattaacaacaatgCAGAGGATTTTGCGAACACTACTGATATTGTAATATTTGCTGTACCATTGGATAGAATCAGCATTCAAGTGTCAGGAAATGATTTGTCAGTGACTGACAGAAGCAACCCAAGTACCTCCTGTTTCAGAATAACCAACTGGGCGAGAGGATATCAATACCGGCACATGCTTTTCACGTCTTCTGATCATGTTGTCTTTAATGTTACCACACACATTACTCCAACTCCTAGTAGGGTC CCCATAATGCTGGATTATAGTACTTCATCGACTGGAGTCAATGTTGATCTATCTGATAGGCCTCGACATGCGGCGTCGATCCATCCACCAGGTTCAGCTAATGTCGCTACGGTTTCAGATTCTCCTCACAATGACCAAATTATCGGCAATAAACAAACCAATTTTTTGAGTTGTAGCGGAGGAGATGACCGCCTTGAAGGAGGGGAAGGTAGTGACAATTATGTTGTTAAGAGAACGTGCACACACGCAGTCATAAACAATTTTGACACCCGCACAAAAGATGATGTATTGTACTTAGACGAAACGTTTGTAAACCTACGTGCGGGAAGACTCAGCACAGATTTTAGGATCACTTCATCAGAGAGGACACCAGCTGTAACTCTTGAAAAATGGTTTGAATCAGTTAATTACCGGCATCTTTGGATTAGGACTAGAGACGGAATAACGTTGAGAGTGGGAGAGGAGACCGCAAAGCTTGATCCAACCGAAATATCAAAGGATCCCACGGAGTGCACATGTACAACCGCCGCCTGCCAGGTATCGTCAGTACCCTATGACCTGAACACAGCTCCTTGGAAGCATTTGGTCCGTTTCCAATTAAATTCAAGTCTATGCAGTTACAAAATCTATGGTAATGAACTCAACAACTATATTGACCCCGGCCCAGGTAATGGTTACAATTATCAATATTTGGAGGGGAGAAATGGTTCTGACACTTACGTGCTGAACCACGGGTATGGTGAGTTTAACGAAATAAACAACTTTGCTGTCGACAACAAGACAGATGCTCTTCATATTGGTTTAGAATTTAACGACATCCGTGTATATTTTCATGGCcaaaatgatgtcattctgGAATCGATGTCAAGACCCACCTCCCTAGGCATTCGTATCCAGGACTATTTTCGCAACGCAAGTTACCAGCATCTTCAGGTGACTACGATTGATAAGATAACCTTTAACATTTCACAAGAAGTGCCGTTTAAAGAAATTATCTCCATTGATCGCACCGACCTTGGTACCCCACAAAACATTAATCCACAAAACGACAGAATACTTTCTTCGGCACAAGATTTAAAGGGCTCGCTTACCTCGACAAACTACCTAACAGGTAGTAACACCACAAGGATCATAGAAGGTGGTAATATGGCCGATGTGCTACGAGCAGGAACAATTGGAACCACCTTCGAGGGAAAAGATGGAGACGATATTATTTATGGTGGACCTGGAATTGATAttatttttggcggtgatggCGATGACCATATTTTTGCTGGCGCTGGAGACGATTTCATTTACGCCGGAAATGGCCGTGATGTTATTGATGGTGGTAACGGCAGCGATACTATTTCATTCAGAGGTGACGGGTTTCTTCGCAATGGTGTCAAAGTCGATCTCTCATTTGGATTTGGAAAAGGAGTCGATGCAGAAGAGGACAGGTATATAAGTATTGAAAATGTCTACGGAACCATTCACAATGACACTCTAACTGGCTCTGATTTCGACAACTCACTGTTCGGTCTTGAGGGAAACGATACCCTTATTCCTCAGGGTGGTAATGATAAACTTGTTGGAGGTGAGGGCGACGACTTGTACTTACTTTATCAAGCTTGGGGAATAAAAATAATCGACAACTACGCAGATGACGAGGTCGAAGACGTTCTCTCCCTGGTCCACTTGAACTCTACTGAGGTGTGCTTATTCTTGGTAGAAAATGACTTACACGTTCAAGTTGTCGACCTTGACTTGACGGCGGAGCTTTTCCATAGTCAACTTCTGACGGTGATAATTCAAAATTGGAACGTGAATTCAACGTACAAGCATCTTTCGATAGTGTTCAATAATACCGTGTGGCCAGCGGGTGCTTTGTCAGACATAGCGTCAATAATCAACGCGATGACCCAAAGTGTCGGATTCATTGAAGAAGATTCACGTTTCAGGGTTGTCTCTGCAAGTGGTAATAATGTCGAACTGTCTTGGCACCAGGCGGATCAGGATGTTCTACCACAACCGAACTCTCAACTTGTTTTAGTTAGGTTTCCTACAACAAATCCAAGAAATATTATTGAAACACAGGTCAACGGACAGACATCAATAACTGTTTCATCTCTCAACCGTAATTCTCACTACGTCTTCGCACTGGCCTTGAAGAAGTGCAATGCGACGATAGCTGTGTCGCACACCTTGATCACGTATGGACGGAGAAGAAGCTGCGCTGCAGTGAATGTCCCTCATTCGACAGTGCAGTATTCTCCAACTTCGTCCGGTTCAACAGTGGATCATGGAACAAGTGCTAATTTTAGATGTGATGTAGGTTACACAATAACTCAGGAAAATGACAGAGCATTGACCACAAACTGTTTGGACAGAGATTGGATCCCATCCTTACCAACTTGTTCAAGAATACAACTATGTCCGAGGCTCACAAACCCGTCGAACGGAAAAGTTTCAACCACTGGACGTGAGGAAGGCTCAAAAGCTTTGTATGTCTGCAACAAAGGCTTCCGGCTACAAGGACCTATGGAACGCACTTGTGTACATCAATCCTGGGATGGTTCAAACCCTAGCTGTCAAGCTCTCCATTGTCCAAGACCTCCACCGGTTGATAATGGAGAGCTCCGTCCTTGCGATTACATGAGTCACACGACAACGTTTGGCACAATTAATAATCCCCTCCAAGGATATTGCGTAAAACTGCATTGTCATCGCCATTATCTACCAAGCCACAGATTTTACGGACGAACTCATCGTCCAAGATGGGAAAGTGATTGGAAGATACCACAAGGAGGACGAGTCTGCAGCGATGGACATTGGATCGGTTATGTGGACGACAAGTGTGACTTGACTCTACGTCTAACCGATGTAACTGATCACTGGAATAAGAAAGTTGGTATACTTGAGCACTGGAGAAATACAGCATGGGAAAGGGCAAGAGCGACACCAAATGAATGGATTTTGCGTCTTGTTTGCGAATCTGTTGGTTTACCAAACTCGACCCATAGGTCACATTACGTGATCAGAGTTTCAGAAGTTCGAGTGAAGTGCAGTAAGCTGCGCTTGCGGCAGCAACCTACTCCATATGAAGGTAGATTGGAAGTAGTAAATACCAACGGGATGTGGGAAGGAGTGTGCGTTCCACAAGAAGGACACTTTTTATCGCATCTCACCAGGGAGATATGTGCATCACTTGGTTTCACTGGCTATCCTACTGCCGTGGTTTCCTTACCTTCTGGACAGACAGACCATAGTATTTCCTGTTCTCG ccACGTGACAGGTCACAGACAAAG GTGCACTTTGGAGTCCAAAAGGCAAGAATGTGGTACAAAGGTGCGATGTAGGCAGAAGTGTACAGATGAATTCCCTGTGCCTGGTGGCGGTGAGACGCAATGTACTGGAGGATCTGAGGGACAGTTCGAAGGCGACTCCTGTGAAGTTATATGTAATCCCCGAGATTTAAGACGCCGAGGAGATGCTATAGTTTACTGCAATGCTGGAGTTTGGAGAAACCAGGCCCGTCTTCAAGGCAGTCGACCGGCCTCAGCGAGATGCCTCAGTGTGG agGATCTGTTCAAGGCCGATGTCAACCGAATCGCCAAGCGAAGAGGAAGCTTAAGTAATAGAGCCTTGGCCGAGCTTCTTTTCCTCCATCTAAGTACCTCGTACCCTGAGTCCACGTGGATGGTAAACATTTACAATCCGATCGGAGGATATGATAAGCATACTGTAACTGGATATTACTATCACTTATTTAGATATTATAACCATAACTTGGTTGTCGTGCGATATCCACGACACCGTAGAGGCCGCCCTGTCATTCGACTGACGGCGTCACTGGCAAGCATAGTGGGAACGGAGAATGGAAATCACGCTGAGCATGCTGTGGACAGTATAGCACGCAAGTTTGGCAGGCAATCGTGGTACTGTATCCATGCTGTGAGGAAGGGCAGCGGACTTGAATCTGTCCACAATATTCCCAGAGTTAAGTATCTATGGAGAGAATTTCCCTCCCTGGTTGTGACAGTTATTGCCCCAGGCGTTTTTTAA